The following coding sequences lie in one Mucilaginibacter sp. KACC 22773 genomic window:
- the panB gene encoding 3-methyl-2-oxobutanoate hydroxymethyltransferase: MSVNKEVKRITTHILQEMKNRGEKIAMLTAYDYSMATIVDEAGMDIILVGDSASNVMAGHETTLPITLDQMIYHASSVVRAAKRALVVVDLPFGSYQGNSKEALNSSIRIMKESGAHAVKMEGGVEIAESVSRILTAGIPVMGHLGLTPQSIYKFGTYTVRAKEEVEAQKLREDALKLQELGCFAIVLEKIPAKLATEVSQSVQIPIIGIGAGQCDGQVLVIHDMLGINNDFKPRFLRQYSNLYEQMNGAFKNYISDVKSKSFPSDKEQY, encoded by the coding sequence ATGTCTGTAAACAAAGAAGTTAAAAGGATTACCACCCATATTTTGCAGGAGATGAAAAACCGTGGCGAAAAAATTGCCATGCTTACCGCATACGATTACTCCATGGCTACCATTGTAGATGAAGCCGGCATGGACATCATCCTGGTAGGCGATTCGGCCTCAAACGTGATGGCCGGGCATGAAACCACGCTTCCGATAACGCTCGATCAGATGATATACCATGCATCGTCAGTTGTTCGCGCGGCCAAACGCGCATTGGTTGTTGTTGATTTGCCCTTCGGATCATACCAGGGTAACTCCAAAGAGGCGCTTAACTCGTCTATCCGGATCATGAAAGAATCTGGCGCCCATGCTGTTAAAATGGAAGGAGGCGTAGAAATAGCCGAATCTGTAAGCCGTATCCTTACAGCAGGAATCCCGGTAATGGGCCATTTGGGCTTAACGCCACAATCTATTTATAAATTTGGCACCTACACGGTACGCGCCAAGGAGGAAGTTGAGGCCCAAAAGCTGCGTGAAGATGCGCTTAAATTACAGGAGCTTGGCTGCTTTGCTATTGTGCTTGAAAAAATACCGGCCAAGCTGGCAACAGAAGTTAGCCAAAGCGTACAAATCCCTATTATAGGTATCGGTGCCGGCCAGTGCGACGGCCAGGTTTTGGTAATACACGATATGCTGGGGATTAACAACGATTTTAAGCCGCGTTTTTTACGCCAGTATTCTAATTTATATGAGCAGATGAACGGCGCTTTCAAAAACTACATCAGCGATGTAAAATCAAAAAGCTTCCCGAGTGATAAGGAACAATATTAG
- a CDS encoding RluA family pseudouridine synthase, with amino-acid sequence MARPEFNYTSFDVTDKDILYEDNHLIAVNKRAGDIVQVDDTGDESLDDKVKKYIAQKYNKPNGAFLGVVHRLDRPVSGVILFAKTSKALERINKMFKGREMHKTYYAVVRKKPYPESGTLVHWLVKNPQKNVTKAHDKEVQGSLRSELSYKLVAELNGYYLVEVDPITGRPHQIRVQLSTLGSPIVGDNKYGYPRGSLRKSICLHARKLTFIHPVKNEPIEIIAPVPRDGFWEKFEGMMVG; translated from the coding sequence ATGGCCCGCCCCGAGTTTAATTATACCAGTTTTGATGTTACTGATAAGGATATCCTTTATGAGGATAATCACCTTATTGCGGTGAACAAACGTGCCGGGGATATTGTACAGGTTGACGATACCGGCGACGAATCATTAGACGATAAAGTTAAAAAGTACATAGCCCAAAAATACAACAAGCCCAATGGCGCGTTTTTAGGCGTGGTGCACCGGCTGGACAGGCCGGTGAGCGGCGTTATCCTGTTTGCCAAAACCAGTAAAGCGCTTGAGCGGATCAATAAAATGTTTAAAGGCCGCGAAATGCATAAAACCTATTATGCCGTGGTGCGCAAAAAACCGTATCCTGAATCGGGCACATTGGTACATTGGCTGGTAAAAAATCCGCAAAAAAACGTAACCAAAGCTCACGACAAAGAGGTGCAAGGCAGTTTACGATCTGAACTGAGCTACAAACTGGTTGCCGAGCTTAACGGGTACTACCTGGTAGAAGTTGACCCGATAACCGGCCGGCCGCACCAAATCCGCGTACAGCTATCAACGCTGGGCTCACCTATAGTAGGCGATAATAAGTACGGATATCCGCGTGGCAGCCTGCGTAAGAGCATCTGCCTTCATGCCCGTAAGCTTACCTTTATTCACCCGGTAAAAAACGAGCCTATCGAAATTATAGCCCCGGTTCCGCGCGATGGCTTTTGGGAGAAATTTGAGGGGATGATGGTTGGGTAA
- the yiaK gene encoding 3-dehydro-L-gulonate 2-dehydrogenase, with the protein MRIPFPLLKAEFKRVLLSLDFTNDKADKCAVIFAENSRDGIYTHGLNRFPVFVQHVKDGLVKPDNQPNRQAGFGAMEQWNGNLGPGMLNARFCMDRAIQLASDNGIGCVALKNTNHWMRGGTYGWQAANAGYIGLCFTNTIANLPPWGGLEPRLGNNPLVIAVPRKDGHVVLDMAISQYSLGKLKQYENSNEPLPLPGGYDSEGNLSTNPAAILGAKRLLPIGFWKGSGLALVLDLLATVLSGGNSTARITESGADSGISQVFICIKPANDQQTATLIEEIIAYTKTSTPEQEGGTISYPGENTLKTRERNLSEGVLVDERIWDVVRGL; encoded by the coding sequence ATGCGTATCCCATTCCCGCTGCTTAAAGCCGAATTTAAACGTGTTTTACTAAGCCTCGACTTTACAAATGACAAGGCCGACAAGTGTGCTGTTATTTTTGCTGAAAACAGCAGAGACGGCATATATACGCATGGATTAAACCGTTTTCCGGTTTTTGTGCAGCACGTAAAAGATGGGCTGGTTAAACCGGATAACCAACCCAACCGGCAAGCTGGTTTTGGTGCCATGGAACAATGGAATGGCAATTTGGGTCCCGGGATGCTGAACGCCAGGTTTTGTATGGATAGGGCTATCCAACTTGCAAGTGATAACGGAATAGGATGTGTGGCACTAAAAAATACCAACCACTGGATGCGCGGTGGCACCTACGGCTGGCAGGCTGCCAATGCCGGTTACATAGGTTTATGCTTTACCAATACCATTGCCAACCTGCCACCCTGGGGCGGCCTTGAGCCACGTTTGGGCAATAACCCCCTGGTGATAGCTGTGCCACGTAAAGATGGGCATGTGGTGTTGGATATGGCCATATCGCAATACTCGTTGGGGAAGTTGAAGCAATACGAAAATAGTAACGAGCCATTGCCCTTACCGGGCGGATATGATAGCGAAGGTAATTTAAGTACTAATCCGGCAGCCATCCTTGGGGCAAAAAGGCTACTTCCTATTGGGTTTTGGAAAGGATCGGGGCTTGCCCTGGTGCTCGATCTTTTGGCTACTGTATTAAGCGGTGGAAACTCCACAGCAAGAATAACCGAAAGCGGGGCCGATTCCGGCATATCGCAGGTATTTATCTGCATAAAACCTGCAAACGATCAGCAAACAGCCACCTTAATTGAAGAGATCATCGCTTACACCAAAACCAGTACCCCTGAGCAAGAGGGTGGTACAATAAGCTATCCCGGCGAAAATACCCTGAAAACCCGTGAAAGAAATTTATCCGAAGGGGTTTTGGTTGATGAGCGGATTTGGGATGTGGTGAGGGGTCTATAA
- a CDS encoding lipocalin family protein gives MKKKFPLLFILALVVVGALVNSCKKDKNSNIPALLASGVWQLASIQVYHYTGNTQVGNPDTLNTDCDKNQYFTFKSDNTCSYTNFDCIEQTSTGTWTLTENRLYFSSDMVAKDTVAGGTMSTEKPFDYTQIETLGNYSLVLQTGDVEPNYSATKARTVVRYGFIRQKAITSSN, from the coding sequence ATGAAAAAAAAATTTCCATTACTCTTTATACTTGCCTTAGTTGTCGTTGGGGCACTGGTAAACTCCTGCAAAAAAGATAAAAACAGCAATATTCCGGCCCTTTTAGCCAGCGGTGTTTGGCAACTAGCCTCGATACAGGTTTACCATTACACAGGGAATACGCAGGTAGGCAACCCTGACACCTTAAATACCGATTGTGATAAAAACCAGTATTTTACTTTCAAAAGCGATAATACCTGCAGCTACACCAATTTTGATTGTATTGAGCAAACATCAACCGGCACCTGGACGTTGACCGAAAACAGGTTATACTTCTCATCAGATATGGTGGCTAAAGATACGGTAGCAGGTGGCACCATGAGTACCGAAAAACCATTTGACTACACACAGATTGAAACCCTTGGCAATTACTCGCTGGTATTACAAACCGGCGACGTTGAACCCAATTATTCGGCCACTAAGGCCCGCACGGTGGTTCGCTATGGATTTATCAGGCAAAAAGCTATAACAAGTAGCAATTAA